The Desulfovibrio sp. JC022 nucleotide sequence ATTGTCGATCTGCATCTCGGCTGGCTCGTTTTCTCCGTAAAGCACCAGTCCGGTTGTGAGTTCTTTTCGGGACCTGCGTTCCATCCGGTAATCAGAAAAGTTCATTATTTGCTACCTGTGTTAAAGTTGCGGAAGTATGCCCTGAACTCCTATTATTCAAAGCAATCCTTTTCCCATTCACTTTAAAGGTATCGAGCTGGGCGGACCTGAATCAGGTAAATCAGGTCCGGGTTGAGAAAAAAATGGAAATTCTTGATACTGGACGGATTGGAATAAAACAGGCGATCAGCTGATATCAAAATGGTCTTTCCGCGCAACAGCGGCGAAGCCTTAATAAAAGTTTTGGGAGAGTCCAGAGAACCTTTTTCCAAAAAGGTTCTCTGGTCCCCGAAGGGCCGCCGGAGGCATCTTGAATATAATTCGTGACATTTTAATTACCCTTGGCTTTATGACCCGCATCGGTCCGGTCATGGAAATCGAAGCTGATGACATCGGGCGCACTGTAAAATGGATGCCGCTTAGCGGTCTGGTTCTGGGCGGGTTGATCGTGCTTCCTTTCTGGCTGGGCTTGTTTGCGGGTAAATTCTGGATTCAGGCATGGCTGACCGTTGCCGCCTCGGCTTACCTGACCCGTGGGCTGCACTTTGACGGCTTTGCGGATATTGCCGACGGGGCCGGACCTTACCCGGACCCTGAGCGGTTCTGGAAGATCAGCAAAGACAGTTGTTCCGGTGTGTTCGGGGTGTTGGCTCTGGTGCTGGCTGCGCTGGGGCAAACTGTTTGTTTTTATTATGTGTATGAGGCCGGGGCCTTTGGCGCGGTAGTCTGGATTTTCGTGCTCGGCAGGCTGGGCAATGCTGTGATGAGCATGGTCGGTAAGCCTATGGCAAGGCCGGGGCAGGGCAGCTTGTCCATGCGCGGAGCGGACAGGCTTTCAATTAGCGTTGCAGCTGCGACAACGGTGCTGTTGGGGGCTTTCGCGGTCAGTCCGGCAGTGCAATTGCTGGCTTATGCTTTTGGTGCATGCTCCATTTTCTTTTTGTTCCGGCTGGCTAAAAAGGTCGGTGGTGCAAATGGCGATTTTCTCGGAGCTTCAGTGGTGCTCGGCGAATTGGCAGGATTACTGGCATTCTGTGCATTGAATTGATATAACGGCTTAATATTTTAAAATAAGCATAGGAATCAACATGGATAATCTGCCTACATTGAAGAACTTCGGCGAACAGCTTGATCTCCTGAAACGGCTCATTAAAGAGGGAAACGAGGAGCAGGCTGATTTTATTGCCCAGAATATGTATGAGAATTACGCCTATGCCCGTGACGGTTTTCTTTCACAGGAAGATGCAAATCTTGGGGCACGTCATGATCTTGCTGAGAAAGACGAGCGGATTGCTATGCTTGAGGATAAACTCAAAGAAGCTTTCAGTGTTTATAATGCTGATTTGCAGCTTTTCGGTAAATTTTGCAAAGCCCTGCAATATGTGAACAGCCTTAAATCCATGGCTGACCTGCCTGATGCGCTGAGGGGGATTGCGGGCGAACTGGGCTTAGGGCGGATTGCCGTTGTTCTGGATCGTGAGCTATGCAAGGACATACCCTGTCCAGAGATTCCGACCTTTTATCTTAAAGGCTGCATGCGCTATATTGATGCTACTTTGAATGATGGCCCTAACCGGGTTTTTCTGGGACCTATTTCCCGGATGATGCGCCCGGATGTTTTTTTCGGGGACCCGGAAGTCGGTCCGGAATTGGGGGGCTCCTGTTTTGCTTTCGGCTTGAGGGATAAATATACGCCCGGCAGGCTGATCGGTCTTATTTCAATCCATGACCCTTCGGAAGATCGCTTTCAGCCTGACATGGGTACGGATTTTCTGGAATATTTCTGTAGTTCTGTAGCCTCCACCCTCATTGATGTTATCAATCATGAGCGGGGTGAACTTTTGCGTGTGGATGTGGAGCGCATCACCCGCCACGATTTGAAGACTCCACTCAACGCGGTTATCAATCTGCCCCATCTGCTGCTGGTGGGGGAGGCCGATCCTGATAAAATCGAGCTGATCAAGAATATTCAGGATGCCGGATACCGCATGCTGGGATTGGTTAACAGATCCTACGATCTATACCGTATGGAAACCGGCTCTTACCGTTTACGTCCTGAGCGGGTGGATGTCGTGCCGCTGATCAAACGTATAGCAACAGATCTTCAGAATATTATTGAAGGCCGCGACTCAGCACTTAAGGTGTTCATTGATGGGAATGAAGCCGGGAACGATGATTCATTTTATGTGCAGGGTGAGGAGTTATTGCTTTTTTCCATGCTTGCCAATCTGCTTAAAAACAGCATTGAGGCCAGCCCGACGGGAAGCCCGGTCACGGTTAATCTTGACCAGGCAGAGTATCCGCTTATTTCCGTCCACAATTTCGGTGATGTTCCGGATGCGGTCAGAGATAGTTTTTTTGAGAAGTATTCCACCGCAGGCAAAAGCAGTGGAACCGGACTGGGAACGTACTCCGCAAGCCTGATCGCAAAGGTTCATGGCGGCTCGATCAGTATGGAGTCCACCAAGGAGAGGGGAACTACGGTGGCAGTTGATTTTGACCCTGAATCAGCGCAGGGAGGAGATTGGCAGCCTGAAAATGAATTTGGCCCCGGCTCCCGGTGTTG carries:
- a CDS encoding adenosylcobinamide-GDP ribazoletransferase, with product MNIIRDILITLGFMTRIGPVMEIEADDIGRTVKWMPLSGLVLGGLIVLPFWLGLFAGKFWIQAWLTVAASAYLTRGLHFDGFADIADGAGPYPDPERFWKISKDSCSGVFGVLALVLAALGQTVCFYYVYEAGAFGAVVWIFVLGRLGNAVMSMVGKPMARPGQGSLSMRGADRLSISVAAATTVLLGAFAVSPAVQLLAYAFGACSIFFLFRLAKKVGGANGDFLGASVVLGELAGLLAFCALN
- a CDS encoding ATP-binding protein; this encodes MDNLPTLKNFGEQLDLLKRLIKEGNEEQADFIAQNMYENYAYARDGFLSQEDANLGARHDLAEKDERIAMLEDKLKEAFSVYNADLQLFGKFCKALQYVNSLKSMADLPDALRGIAGELGLGRIAVVLDRELCKDIPCPEIPTFYLKGCMRYIDATLNDGPNRVFLGPISRMMRPDVFFGDPEVGPELGGSCFAFGLRDKYTPGRLIGLISIHDPSEDRFQPDMGTDFLEYFCSSVASTLIDVINHERGELLRVDVERITRHDLKTPLNAVINLPHLLLVGEADPDKIELIKNIQDAGYRMLGLVNRSYDLYRMETGSYRLRPERVDVVPLIKRIATDLQNIIEGRDSALKVFIDGNEAGNDDSFYVQGEELLLFSMLANLLKNSIEASPTGSPVTVNLDQAEYPLISVHNFGDVPDAVRDSFFEKYSTAGKSSGTGLGTYSASLIAKVHGGSISMESTKERGTTVAVDFDPESAQGGDWQPENEFGPGSRC